Genomic DNA from Parasteatoda tepidariorum isolate YZ-2023 chromosome 3, CAS_Ptep_4.0, whole genome shotgun sequence:
TTCCAGCATgccaaatttttattctgagcTTAAAATGTGCttctattgtaatttttttcctcgttcAAAAAATAGGTGCAATAAAAGAAAGGTTCTACATTATAGTCACATcacaatcaatatatttaacaatcaaGTAATATTATGATATTCTCTAATAATATAATGCTAAtgctcaacaataaaaaataatgacagtttactttaggtttataaaaatagaattgaacTTATAAGGCCCTAATTATTTTCAGTAGCTTAGGGCCCCACGAAGCTTAAATCTGGCCCTGGTGTCAGTTGTAGTAAGGTGGCTTCTGTGGGTGTTGGCTGTTCCTATAAGATCAGTCCAGCAAATTTGTTTGCGTTGTTNGCAAAatgtaaagtaaagaaaaaacaatttagaaaaaaattcgcaaaaaaatcatttacaatttcaaaatacatatgTTCAgaattttgaagggaaaaaaaactgtttaatatgCCTTTCCAGCATgccaaatttttattctgtgcCTAAAATGTGCTTCGATTGTAACTTTTTGTCCTCGTTCAAAAAATAGGTGCAATAAAAGAAAGGTTCTACATTATAGTCTCATcacaatcaatatatttaacgaTCGAGTAATATTATGATATTCTCTAATAATATAATGCTAatactcaacaataaaaaataatgacagtttactttaggtttataaaaatagaattgaacTTATAAGGCCCTCATCATTTTCAGTAGCTTAGGGCCCCACGAAGCTTAAATCTGGCCCTGGTGTCAGTTGTAGTAAGGTGGCTTCTGTGGGTGTTGGCTGTTCCTATAAGATCAGTCCAGCAAATTTTTTTGCGTTGTTGTTAAACAAGTATATGAGTTGCAAGCATTATGGTGTATTATTGTTAAAGAAAGTTTAACAGGCCTCCATAAGTAATGCAATCAAACACGATCCCTGATTGGTTATGACGTCACATGTGCTGACCGGAAATGTGCCTCTTTCATCCGCTAAGGCTATTTTAATGCTCTTTCAGTTTTGATATCATTTATATAGTGTAAGAAATCTCCttgaaatgcttattttttttttttattgatttaactctcaactttaaaaataaatcattgatagcattgTCCTTAGTGCACTCTGACTGTAACATGAGGTTATATCATCAAAAAGAGCTCTATAATTAACAGCCACtcacaatattttgaatacattcgaatctacttttttttttttttttttttttttttttttttttNttttttttttgttaatagttcttgttgataatttttggtgtttccttatttgatcTTTCCCACATTTGGAGCAGATTTGCCTGGTAGCTAGAAGAGGCAAGAGGTTATTATGATCTttcctaaaggttttcttcagcacaaagtctatggaaaaaattctgatcCAAAAGCGGTCGTAAATATAGGTGGTCACTACACAGAGGTGGTCCTTCTGGgaagtttcactgtatttatttacttaacatatttaaatctttccatataaaaatgcacaaaaatattaagtttttctttttaaaaatattaaaaaactacatctGTTTacaatgtaagaaataaaaaaacagcaaatcttttatttttgcaacaaaaaaaaatacaaaaaaattttttaaaaaaaacttggttaTGTGCAgacgatatattttaaaataaaattttatttacctatATCTTACTTTAATAGAATTAGATTATTCATCTTAATAAGTTAACTTCAGATGTTTCgatgtaatttgaaaactatacACCAACttgcaaacaattattttcataactaagGCTGATTTGAGCagggtaaataattttaaattgttgataaaatttcaaattagtaattccttattaaaaattgataaaatattgtaattgaaTAACTAGAAAGGTTGCTTTCCAATTAACACAAAGACACACACAAACACCAATTAACACAATTAATGGTTTTATACTTCCCAAAGAAATCCACTAgtattcaatgaaatatttcctaAACATTGCATGTTATGTAggtgttaaaacaaatttatggaacaacttcaaaaatattttagaatttaaatcatAGCAGAACATTAACCACTTGCTTGCTGAGGAAAATTCCGAGATTCACCCCCTACTCAGTGCTACCGGTTTCCACAGCACTCATAGCTTTGGTGTGTATTAGAGCAAAAGAAGAGCCGTGTTTTTCAATCTAAAAACTGTTAACGCATTGGCTTAGTGAAGCTTATCTACATGCCTGCAGCAAGCAAGGAATTaggcaataaaaaagaaaaatgtttagataataataacttaatacaattatacattttcattctaataatttagaaagattaattgagaaatatcaagattcaatattatacagaagaattttcttagtaattttaaaaaatatataaacactgagaatttaattacaatgagcaagggaaagtttaattttcacataattttataagtaattcagattttatattcattaagaTCGCTACAACTGATTGGAAAATTCAAAATCTGTAAGTTACTATAAAGTGGATTTAAGATCTCACTATCacagtataatatattataatataaccACATAGCATCAGGATCAAGAGTATATAAAGCTTTAATAGTTCTATAAGCAGCTTCTTGAAATGCTTTTGActgtgatttatttaaatatggaaGACAAACTTCAGCTAACTCAGCAATATCTCTTTCAGACACATCAATTTTAGTATATAAAACCCCGATCTCAGATAAGACATACAAATGAAGTTTACAAGCATTTTGCCACTGATAATTacgataattcttttttaccgAGCtagaataactattttttaataagctaattaattttatagctaCATCTTTCAGAACACGAGCTCTTACAAAGTCACGACACTTATCAGCCATAACTAATAAAACCTTGAAGGCAATTAAAGCAACTGCAGGCTCCTCTCTGAAACGCCACACAAATCGAGGCCACAATTCATGTATTACTGGATGCAGCTGTACTTCGTAAGCACCAAGAATTACAATGCAATCTTCAATTACTTCCAGGGAAGATATCTTTACGTACAAATCATTAGAAGATTGGTGATGGCAACACCTTTTTAATATATCTGTCACTAAACTGACATGCAATGGAGGAGGTGCTTTAAAATCAGTTTCAGCTATAGAAGAATCTTCAGGGATGGAATCATCTTTACTCTCTAAACCAACATCAACATTTTCCTCATCTAACTGCTGTTTCTTAGCTGACTTATACTCCAACACagcagtttttaaacattttagttcACATTTTGAAGGCATAACATTTGATGAAGATACTTCTTTAACACTGAACCATAATTTAATAGAATGAACAATTGATTTAATGACCTCCAAAAGAATGCATGCTTTATCTTGATTACAATCGAGTAGATTTAAAATATGGTGAATATTATCTTTGACAAGCGGCAAAATGTGAGAATCACTTTCCTTCATAGAAACACTGAGGACAATAGCCATTTCTGGCCTAGATACAAAATGATGAAAGTTAACAGTTATACTATTCATAATGTAATCAACATTGTCATGAATAAGTTCACGAACTGAAGAGTATtcacaataatttgaaatagtaTGTAAGCATATTCTACCATAATTTGAAAGAACAGAATTCACACTCCCAACTTGTTCTAAAACTGGAAATAGAACTTTCATCAGAAGTTGtctgaaattaactttaagtaCTTTAGCACTTTTCCCAATAGTCTCTAATACTAAACATTTCTTTTGGATCTTATGGTTGCAGTGCATTTCATTAGATAacatattaactttattaactggagatataatattttcaggAGTAGCAATCCATTCAGATGAAGATAGTAGTTCAACTAGAATATCttcaataaattcataataatctTTGGCTTTTTCTCTATGAGAAACACCTTCAAAGATTCTTGATATTAGAAATATACACTGCAAATCATAAAGCTCTGAATTTTGCTGTTTATCTAGTACATAATCAGTAATCAACCTCACATTTCCATACAAgccaaaataataacaaatatttaaaacagtattCACTATGTCTTcactctgaaaataaataaatttcttttttggccATAAATCACTAATAGGAGAAGAAACATTTTGATCTTCAAGAACTGATAAATCCTCAACTACATTCGTGGTCCTTAGATCGAATTCTAAGATATTCATAAGACTTAAGAAAATCCGCTCAAGATTAGAATAATTTCCTAACAAATTATCAACAGATTTACCAAGAATATGGATGTATCCTTGAATAGTTCTTAATATAGCTAGTTTATCAGAATCATTCGAAGAAAACTtgcattttatcaattttgaagAAGATGAATGAATATCTTCTTCAATAAACGAAAATAAAGACATTGAATGGTATGTTTGTAATCTTCGTGAAAACTTTACAATCAATTCAGAGCTATAATTGGAAATTTCTTTATGCGTATCAGCAGATAAGGCAAAAACAATTGATAACAAAGTGGAAATAGAGTTTTCCAAAGTTTTCAAGCAATTGGAAAATACACAGTCGACAAATTTCAAAAGGTCATATCTC
This window encodes:
- the LOC107444975 gene encoding TELO2-interacting protein 1 homolog, giving the protein MESPSKLIFKRLQPVCVKIARDCSIEDLDKLLEILKDIDADTLKLYHEYIIFPLRLILLKKPGEKVLIKAVDCLTYLYNNFQLRNSDTFTTNFQQLTNLLTNIEKPEEVSDASEELKLSVCNCITSLVKSLDDELLYIMYDQTFRLTLAQAFFVFVQLLKHEKSKSLRQNILQTIGVLAYNPAYQTSRSLRIEEVASKSLTHYFPGLASALIGVICGDVKQGQNVIRTALNIFSELIALVLGDHFFENSDEAKTVISTKKVSKQSKLENIVKDDEWLKDTSFALKGMIVNMKVLITHDHWKVRYDLLKFVDCVFSNCLKTLENSISTLLSIVFALSADTHKEISNYSSELIVKFSRRLQTYHSMSLFSFIEEDIHSSSSKLIKCKFSSNDSDKLAILRTIQGYIHILGKSVDNLLGNYSNLERIFLSLMNILEFDLRTTNVVEDLSVLEDQNVSSPISDLWPKKKFIYFQSEDIVNTVLNICYYFGLYGNVRLITDYVLDKQQNSELYDLQCIFLISRIFEGVSHREKAKDYYEFIEDILVELLSSSEWIATPENIISPVNKVNMLSNEMHCNHKIQKKCLVLETIGKSAKVLKVNFRQLLMKVLFPVLEQVGSVNSVLSNYGRICLHTISNYCEYSSVRELIHDNVDYIMNSITVNFHHFVSRPEMAIVLSVSMKESDSHILPLVKDNIHHILNLLDCNQDKACILLEVIKSIVHSIKLWFSVKEVSSSNVMPSKCELKCLKTAVLEYKSAKKQQLDEENVDVGLESKDDSIPEDSSIAETDFKAPPPLHVSLVTDILKRCCHHQSSNDLYVKISSLEVIEDCIVILGAYEVQLHPVIHELWPRFVWRFREEPAVALIAFKVLLVMADKCRDFVRARVLKDVAIKLISLLKNSYSSSVKKNYRNYQWQNACKLHLYVLSEIGVLYTKIDVSERDIAELAEVCLPYLNKSQSKAFQEAAYRTIKALYTLDPDAMWLYYNILYCDSEILNPLYSNLQILNFPISCSDLNEYKI